A window of Lujinxingia sediminis contains these coding sequences:
- a CDS encoding YciI family protein, whose product MRVMVIVKATPNSEAGTMPTEEQLTAMGNYNQQLVDAGVMVAGEGLHPSRRGARVRLTESGTSVTDGPFAETKDLIAGFWIWQVDSMEDAIAWARRCPSPMPGEEAELELRPIFEDEDFGEEFTPELREQEARMREKLQQNPPS is encoded by the coding sequence ATGCGCGTGATGGTCATCGTCAAAGCTACTCCCAACTCCGAAGCCGGTACCATGCCCACCGAAGAGCAACTCACGGCGATGGGCAATTACAACCAGCAGCTCGTGGACGCCGGCGTGATGGTCGCCGGCGAGGGCCTGCACCCGAGCCGCAGGGGGGCGCGCGTGCGACTTACCGAGAGCGGCACCTCCGTCACCGACGGCCCTTTCGCCGAAACCAAAGACCTCATCGCCGGCTTCTGGATCTGGCAGGTCGACTCCATGGAAGACGCCATTGCCTGGGCTCGCCGCTGCCCCTCCCCCATGCCTGGCGAGGAGGCGGAGCTGGAGCTTCGCCCCATCTTTGAAGACGAAGATTTTGGCGAGGAGTTCACCCCGGAACTGCGCGAACAGGAGGCGCGTATGCGAGAAAAACTCCAGCAGAATCCGCCCTCCTGA
- a CDS encoding universal stress protein codes for MKILLATDLSLEAESAARWALDLRERILSSERPASLSALYVAPPEYYAIHAGERLSENPDINARQTHQLRDWLRTLDPHTDDIDILLEEGKPAAVITDYCTKHHVDWLVLGTNGAGSISRALLGSTAMKLAHRAPCKTVLVQPEHDTLSATPRLSVAVDFLPGSQAALFSGAHLAHLTGAQLDLVHILHDTPTPTLNTGLVNYLSPQDIAQLTERTREGLIELGVQVKTLYPELTFASHVYTGPTVATLTHHCETQPVDLLILGKKSRSALKDRALGSIASAMARKHPTSLMLVPPEEHLDT; via the coding sequence ATGAAGATCCTTCTGGCCACCGACCTCTCCCTGGAAGCCGAAAGCGCCGCACGCTGGGCCCTTGACCTGCGCGAGCGCATCCTCAGCTCCGAGCGCCCCGCGTCCCTGAGCGCCCTCTACGTCGCGCCCCCCGAGTATTACGCCATCCACGCCGGGGAGCGACTCTCCGAAAACCCCGATATCAACGCCCGTCAGACCCATCAGCTCCGCGACTGGTTGCGCACCTTAGACCCCCACACCGACGACATCGACATCCTCCTCGAAGAGGGCAAACCCGCCGCCGTCATCACCGACTACTGCACCAAACACCACGTCGACTGGCTCGTGCTCGGGACCAACGGAGCCGGCAGCATCAGCCGCGCCCTGCTCGGCTCCACTGCCATGAAGCTCGCCCACCGCGCCCCCTGCAAGACCGTGCTGGTGCAACCCGAACACGACACCCTGAGCGCGACGCCCCGGCTGAGCGTTGCCGTTGACTTTCTTCCCGGCTCCCAGGCCGCCCTCTTCAGCGGAGCACACCTGGCGCATCTGACCGGCGCGCAGCTCGATCTGGTGCATATTCTCCACGACACTCCCACCCCCACGCTCAACACAGGCCTGGTCAACTACCTCTCCCCTCAAGACATCGCGCAGCTCACCGAGCGCACCCGCGAAGGCCTGATTGAGCTCGGCGTCCAGGTCAAAACGCTCTACCCCGAGCTGACCTTCGCCTCCCACGTCTACACCGGCCCCACCGTCGCCACCCTCACCCACCACTGCGAGACGCAGCCCGTCGATCTTCTGATCCTGGGTAAAAAGAGCCGCTCCGCCCTTAAGGACCGCGCCCTGGGCTCGATCGCCAGCGCCATGGCTCGAAAACACCCCACCTCCTTGATGCTCGTGCCTCCTGAGGAACACCTCGACACCTGA
- a CDS encoding protein kinase domain-containing protein: MSRLENIGVGKRDTTLRHQLVRNLVLLTLLTAGAVAMVFLIGSYRAVEELSEQAIDQAVERADAELDRFFGPVSTQLDVLADWGAGGELSLDESDVEAMNARLMPVLRRLEQVTSVLYADARGREYLLLEQGEGWVNRLVDRERRGDVVRWVRRDADGRVVERWEEKSDYETRKRPWYIGAMSAGVRQVHWTEPYTFFTTRDPGITASTRFEAPDGGAQVVALDVMLSDVSAFSTGIRPTERGYVAVLAGDETVMGLPANGRYEAAEAIRADVLKSISALGLGELQEALELWRDGGSGQDLVEVRASGERYWTGFRAVGLGPRELTIATVVPRSDFTGVIERQRNMTLGLTLLALGLAVLVGVRTSRSYRRRFAQVIDAAQRLGQYTLETKIGEGGMGTVYRARHAMLQRPTAVKLLKGELYDRESVRRFEREVQLTCKLKHPNTITIYDYGRTTEGVFYYAMELLGGVTLLELLNFCGPLDEGRTIYLLRQVCGALQEAHEAGLIHRDIKPGNIVVGERGGLGDFVKVLDFGLVKDIHAPREVQLTGQDILQGSPGFMAPEVILGQGADDVRVDIFALGAVAYVLLCGQNPYEDSSAVKVMLKQINEDPVRPSEVVGRALDKDLEDLVMRCLSRKAGERPTTMRELCEALEACVASDRWNAAQAKAWWERHGAKLVPAAAPLEMDDHHHELAMQVTLEVKAPPELKTLATRPRVAASTEQV, translated from the coding sequence ATGAGCCGCCTGGAGAACATCGGCGTGGGGAAGCGGGATACAACGTTGCGGCACCAGCTGGTGCGCAACCTCGTCTTGCTCACGTTGCTGACGGCCGGGGCGGTGGCGATGGTGTTTTTGATCGGCTCGTACCGGGCGGTTGAGGAGCTCTCGGAGCAGGCGATCGATCAGGCGGTGGAGCGGGCCGACGCCGAGCTCGACCGCTTTTTTGGGCCGGTCTCCACCCAGCTGGACGTGCTTGCCGACTGGGGAGCCGGGGGGGAGCTGAGCCTCGATGAGAGTGATGTCGAGGCGATGAACGCGCGGTTGATGCCCGTGCTCCGAAGGCTTGAACAGGTGACCTCGGTGCTCTACGCCGACGCCCGGGGGCGCGAGTATTTGCTCCTGGAGCAGGGGGAGGGCTGGGTCAACCGTCTGGTCGATCGGGAGAGGCGCGGCGATGTGGTGCGCTGGGTGCGCCGCGACGCCGATGGCAGGGTGGTGGAGCGCTGGGAGGAGAAGAGCGATTACGAGACGCGCAAACGCCCCTGGTACATCGGGGCGATGTCGGCCGGCGTGCGTCAGGTGCACTGGACCGAGCCTTATACCTTTTTTACGACCCGGGATCCGGGCATCACCGCGTCGACGCGCTTTGAGGCGCCCGATGGAGGCGCGCAGGTGGTGGCGCTGGATGTGATGCTCAGCGATGTCTCGGCCTTCTCCACCGGCATTCGCCCTACCGAGCGCGGCTATGTGGCCGTACTCGCCGGCGATGAGACGGTGATGGGCCTGCCGGCGAACGGGCGCTACGAGGCCGCGGAGGCGATTCGGGCTGATGTGCTCAAGTCGATCTCGGCGTTGGGCCTGGGGGAGTTGCAGGAGGCGCTGGAGCTGTGGCGTGACGGGGGAAGCGGGCAGGACCTCGTGGAGGTGCGGGCTTCGGGAGAGCGCTATTGGACGGGGTTTCGGGCGGTGGGGCTTGGCCCGCGCGAGCTGACGATCGCCACGGTGGTGCCGCGCTCCGATTTTACCGGGGTGATCGAGCGTCAGCGCAACATGACGCTGGGGCTGACGCTGCTGGCGCTGGGACTTGCGGTGCTGGTGGGGGTGCGGACCTCGCGCTCGTACCGGCGCCGCTTTGCGCAGGTGATCGATGCGGCCCAGCGTCTGGGGCAATATACCCTGGAGACGAAGATCGGGGAGGGGGGCATGGGCACGGTGTATCGGGCTCGCCACGCGATGTTGCAGCGGCCCACGGCGGTGAAGTTGCTCAAGGGGGAGCTCTACGACCGGGAGTCGGTGCGACGTTTTGAGCGAGAGGTGCAGTTGACCTGCAAGCTGAAGCACCCCAACACGATCACGATCTACGACTACGGTCGAACCACCGAGGGGGTCTTCTACTATGCGATGGAGCTGCTCGGCGGGGTGACGCTCTTAGAGCTTCTGAACTTCTGCGGGCCGCTCGATGAGGGGCGTACGATTTATCTGTTGCGCCAGGTGTGCGGGGCGTTGCAGGAGGCGCATGAGGCCGGGTTGATTCACCGGGATATCAAGCCGGGCAATATCGTGGTCGGCGAGCGCGGGGGGCTTGGGGATTTTGTCAAAGTGCTGGATTTCGGCCTTGTGAAAGACATTCACGCTCCGCGCGAAGTTCAGCTGACAGGTCAGGACATCCTGCAGGGCTCTCCGGGTTTTATGGCGCCGGAGGTGATTCTGGGGCAGGGCGCCGATGATGTGCGCGTGGACATCTTTGCGCTGGGGGCGGTGGCCTACGTGCTGCTCTGCGGGCAGAACCCCTATGAGGACAGTTCGGCGGTGAAGGTGATGCTCAAGCAGATCAACGAAGATCCGGTGCGGCCCTCCGAGGTGGTGGGGCGCGCGCTCGATAAGGATCTCGAAGATCTGGTGATGCGGTGTTTGAGCCGCAAGGCTGGTGAGCGTCCAACGACGATGCGCGAGCTCTGTGAGGCGCTGGAGGCGTGCGTGGCCAGCGATCGCTGGAATGCAGCGCAGGCAAAGGCGTGGTGGGAGCGTCACGGGGCGAAGCTGGTTCCGGCTGCAGCCCCCCTTGAGATGGACGACCATCATCATGAGCTGGCCATGCAGGTCACCCTGGAGGTGAAAGCGCCGCCGGAGTTGAAGACGCTGGCGACGCGTCCCAGGGTGGCTGCGTCGACGGAGCAGGTGTAG